One segment of Schistocerca cancellata isolate TAMUIC-IGC-003103 chromosome 2, iqSchCanc2.1, whole genome shotgun sequence DNA contains the following:
- the LOC126162870 gene encoding elongation factor 1-alpha, with product MGKEKIHINIVVIGHVDSGKSTTTGHLIYKCGGIDKRTIEKFEKEAQEMGKGSFKYAWVLDKLKAERERGITIDIALWKFETSKYYVTIIDAPGHRDFIKNMITGTSQADCAVLIVAAGTGEFEAGISKNGQTREHALLAFTLGVKQLIVGVNKMDSTEPPYSEARFEEIKKEVSNYIKKIGYNPAAVAFVPISGWHGDNMLEHSDKMSWFKGWSIERKEGKAEGKTLIEALDAILPPSRPTEKPLRLPLQDVYKIGGIGTVPVGRVETGILKPGMVVTFAPANLTTEVKSVEMHHEALQEAVPGDNVGFNVKNVSVKELRRGYVAGDSKNNPPKGAADFTAQVIVLNHPGQIANGYTPVLDCHTAHIACKFAEIKEKCDRRTGKTTEENPKSIKSGDAAIVNLVPSKPMCVESFQEFPPLGRFAVRDMRQTVAVGVIKNVTFKDVTSGKVTKAAEKAQKKK from the exons CTACAAATGTGGTGGAATAGACAAGAGAACCATCGAAAAATTCGAAAAGGAAGCCCAGGAG ATGGGCAAGGGTTCGTTCAAGTATGCCTGGGTGTTGGATAAGCTGAAGGCAGAACGTGAACGTGGTATCACGATTGACATTGCTTTATGGAAGTTCGAAACTAGCAAGTACTACGTGACCATCATCGATGCTCCAGGCCACAGAGATTTCATTAAGAACATGATTACAGGAACATCACAG GCCGACTGTGCAGTGTTAATTGTAGCAGCTGGTACAGGTGAATTTGAAGCCGGTATTTCGAAGAACGGTCAGACTCGTGAGCACGCTTTGTTGGCATTCACTTTGGGTGTGAAACAACTGATTGTGGGTGTGAACAAAATGGACTCGACTGAGCCACCGTACAGTGAG GCTAGGTTTGAGGAAATTAAGAAGGAAGTAAGCAATTACATTAAGAAGATTGGTTACAATCCTGCAGCTGTTGCCTTTGTCCCAATTTCTGGATGGCATGGCGACAACATGCTTGAGCATTCTGACAAGATGAGCTGGTTCAAGGGATGGTCTATTGAGCGTAAGGAAGGGAAGGCTGAGGGGAAGACCTTAATTGAAGCTCTTGATGCTATCCTTCCTCCTAGCAGACCAACTGAGAAGCCTCTGAGACTTCCTCTTCAG GATGTGTACAAAATTGGTGGTATTGGAACAGTGCCTGTGGGTAGAGTAGAAACAGGTATTCTGAAGCCTGGTATGGTTGTGACATTTGCTCCTGCTAATTTGACGACTGAGGTGAAATCTGTGGAGATGCACCATGAAGCTCTGCAGGAAGCTGTTCCGGGTGATAATGTTGGTTTCAATGTTAAAAACGTTTCTGTTAAAGAACTTCGTCGTGGTTATGTTGCTGGTGACTCTAAGAACAACCCACCCAAGGGTGCTGCTGACTTCACAGCACAG GTTATTGTTCTGAATCATCCAGGACAAATTGCAAATGGTTATACACCAGTACTTGACTGTCATACAGCACATATTGCATGCAAGTTTGCTGaaatcaaagagaagtgtgaccgTCGTACTG GCAAGACAACTGAGGAGAATCCTAAATCAATCAAATCTGGTGATGCTGCTATTGTAAACTTGGTACCTAGCAAGCCAATGTGTGTGGAATCATTCCAGGAGTTCCCTCCATTGGGTAGATTTGCTGTGCGTGACATGAGGCAGACGGTTGCTGTTGGTGTCATTAAG AATGTGACATTCAAGGATGTCACCAGTGGTAAGGTAACGAAGGCAGCTGAGAAGGcccagaagaagaaataa